Proteins encoded in a region of the Pirellulaceae bacterium genome:
- a CDS encoding right-handed parallel beta-helix repeat-containing protein, translated as MRDVLKVMIVGVVLVPVAEARDLYVNNLTGDDRASGAAPRVVSEGNGPVRTIQRALRYAEFGDRIVLANTGEPYREQVSVQGARNSGSSQSPFIIEGNGATLDGTARIAADLWQPAGTGLLRYRPPRISFQRLFLNGRPLAAQSIDRKGRLASLAPGQWCMFQQSIHYRPESDVPLNEQDLGVSLHSMGITLYNVRHVVVRNLFIQGFRLDGVNALDNSFDCRLDTLTCRWNGRSGISVGGASRVKVQDCLLEDNGVAQLRTEGWSHVVATDCKFVGTNAWKMDGGRLSVDGKDQERKRTIPINVDSSPLDRP; from the coding sequence ATGCGTGATGTTTTAAAAGTGATGATTGTAGGTGTTGTCCTGGTCCCTGTTGCCGAGGCACGCGACCTCTATGTCAACAATTTGACGGGTGACGATCGGGCGAGCGGAGCGGCTCCGCGAGTTGTTTCTGAGGGAAACGGACCGGTTCGAACTATCCAACGTGCTTTGCGGTACGCCGAATTTGGTGATCGAATCGTGTTGGCAAACACGGGAGAACCGTACCGAGAACAGGTGTCGGTGCAAGGTGCCCGAAATAGCGGTTCATCTCAGTCACCCTTTATCATTGAGGGCAATGGGGCCACGCTCGATGGGACCGCTCGGATTGCAGCTGATCTTTGGCAACCAGCAGGAACCGGCTTGCTTCGCTATCGGCCGCCACGGATCAGTTTTCAGAGACTGTTTCTCAACGGTCGACCGTTGGCGGCTCAATCCATTGACCGCAAGGGTCGCTTGGCCAGCCTAGCTCCGGGACAGTGGTGCATGTTTCAACAATCCATTCATTATCGTCCGGAATCAGATGTGCCATTGAATGAACAGGATTTAGGCGTCTCACTCCATTCGATGGGGATTACGCTTTATAACGTTCGCCATGTTGTCGTGAGAAATCTGTTCATTCAGGGTTTTCGACTTGACGGGGTAAATGCTCTCGATAATTCGTTTGATTGTCGGCTAGATACTTTGACGTGTCGCTGGAATGGACGCAGTGGCATTTCAGTCGGAGGTGCGTCCCGCGTTAAGGTGCAGGATTGTTTGTTAGAGGACAATGGTGTTGCCCAATTGCGAACCGAGGGATGGTCGCATGTGGTAGCGACCGATTGCAAATTTGTTGGGACGAACGCCTGGAAGATGGATGGCGGCCGTCTTTCTGTGGATGGCAAAGACCAAGAGCGTAAGCGAACAATTCCGATCAACGTCGACTCGTCGCCCTTGGATCGACCTTAG
- a CDS encoding macro domain-containing protein, whose amino-acid sequence MRIWSQAEQRLELILGDITDQRADVIVNAANPQLASGGGVDGATHRRGGPAIMAETQARYPQGCKTESAVISTAGKLEARFVIHAVGPVWAGENRGEATQLRSAYQSCLTLAEEHQCQSVAFPSLSTGVYRFPVEAACHIAVDTSIAFLLAQPSLKRVVFVLFDRPTLFTFEKALTEIAPSLKD is encoded by the coding sequence ATGCGAATCTGGTCCCAAGCTGAACAGCGGCTTGAGCTCATCCTAGGTGACATCACCGATCAGCGGGCAGATGTCATTGTGAATGCGGCCAACCCTCAACTGGCTAGCGGGGGCGGTGTGGATGGGGCCACTCACCGCCGGGGAGGCCCGGCCATCATGGCTGAAACTCAGGCACGATATCCTCAGGGTTGCAAAACGGAATCCGCCGTTATTTCAACCGCTGGTAAACTTGAAGCCCGCTTCGTCATTCATGCGGTCGGTCCGGTTTGGGCTGGAGAAAATCGTGGAGAAGCGACACAGTTGCGTTCCGCCTACCAAAGCTGCCTGACCCTCGCAGAGGAACATCAATGTCAGAGCGTCGCTTTTCCCTCCCTTAGTACGGGCGTCTACCGGTTTCCTGTTGAGGCAGCCTGTCATATCGCAGTGGACACATCGATTGCATTCCTTTTGGCGCAGCCAAGCTTAAAGCGAGTCGTTTTCGTCCTCTTCGACAGACCCACGCTATTCACCTTTGAAAAAGCACTGACCGAAATTGCTCCCTCGCTCAAAGACTAA
- a CDS encoding bile acid:sodium symporter, translating into MAQLELGAVRELSAEVTDSMWRFVKHQWFLLLLVLALALGFWLPTPFLAIAHSTLIRNLIVASMLFVMALPLETSAVFQTIRRPGPAFLSSLINMGLLPLIAWAMSFGLTGDLAIGFVVTSAVPCTLASAAVWTRRAGGNDAVALMVTLLTNVTCFVLTPLWIVLMTAQSTSLRLPEMVTKLALLVVLPLVVAQLTRRAKVVAAMAARRKQLLSTFAQLGMLCMVLIGAVNAQESLAGISAIDLPTFRDFLVLLIFVVVLHGIGLVVGVWGSRWLGFDRADAIAIALAGSQKTLMVGLYITINYFEGLVLIPMVIYHIAQLLIDTIVADFWRRRDQQAGAEASA; encoded by the coding sequence ATGGCTCAATTGGAGTTGGGTGCTGTGCGAGAGCTTTCTGCGGAGGTAACTGATTCCATGTGGCGATTTGTCAAGCATCAATGGTTTTTGCTGCTGTTAGTACTTGCGCTCGCGTTGGGGTTTTGGTTGCCAACTCCGTTTTTAGCCATCGCTCATTCCACATTAATCCGAAATTTGATTGTTGCATCGATGCTATTTGTGATGGCTCTTCCTTTAGAAACGAGTGCTGTCTTTCAAACGATCCGGCGACCGGGGCCAGCCTTTTTGTCGAGCCTGATCAACATGGGGCTTCTACCGCTGATTGCATGGGCAATGTCATTTGGTTTGACAGGCGATTTAGCGATTGGTTTTGTTGTGACTTCGGCCGTGCCATGCACGCTCGCTTCTGCCGCTGTATGGACCCGTCGTGCAGGCGGCAATGACGCGGTTGCCTTGATGGTCACCTTGTTGACGAATGTCACTTGTTTTGTATTGACTCCACTTTGGATTGTCTTGATGACCGCCCAGTCCACATCGCTTCGTTTACCGGAGATGGTGACGAAATTGGCTTTGTTGGTTGTTTTGCCGCTGGTTGTCGCGCAGCTAACCCGGCGCGCGAAAGTCGTTGCCGCGATGGCCGCTCGCCGCAAGCAATTACTAAGCACGTTCGCGCAACTAGGCATGCTTTGCATGGTGTTGATTGGGGCTGTGAATGCACAGGAAAGTCTCGCTGGTATTTCGGCGATTGACTTACCGACGTTTCGCGATTTTCTCGTATTGTTGATTTTCGTTGTCGTGTTGCATGGAATCGGCTTAGTCGTGGGCGTGTGGGGTTCACGCTGGCTTGGATTTGATCGAGCGGATGCGATTGCGATCGCGTTAGCGGGTAGTCAAAAGACGCTGATGGTAGGCCTTTACATTACCATTAATTATTTTGAGGGGCTCGTTCTAATTCCCATGGTGATCTATCACATTGCTCAGCTTTTAATCGATACCATTGTGGCTGATTTCTGGCGACGAAGAGATCAACAGGCTGGTGCCGAAGCGTCGGCTTAG
- the aroC gene encoding chorismate synthase has translation MLRYWTAGESHGKTLLALIDGFPAGVQLETDSIDEELKRRQGGYGRGGRQRIETDRVEILTGIWNNTSLGSPIALQVINRDYKLERLDDLQRPRPGHGDLTGAIKYLGSIRGVLERASARETAVRVAAGALAKQLLNQFGVTTLGYVVELGGKTADPIAGTIEQHRELRDESIIYSLNPKQDAEFKELIDNTGKAGDTLGGIVEVRVEGLPFGLGTHAQWDIKLDGRLAHAVMAVQAIKGVEIGLGFEAARRPGSQVHDPINYDEATTESATLGYERPTNNAGGLEAGMTNGQPLIIRAAKKPISTLRKPLGSINLNTKEKEEAEYERSDVCAVSAASVIVENVVAFEIARAMIDKFGGDSLAEMKARWDLFHEMAKNR, from the coding sequence ATGTTGCGGTATTGGACGGCTGGCGAATCACATGGCAAAACCCTGTTGGCACTTATCGACGGTTTTCCTGCCGGCGTCCAACTCGAAACGGATTCGATAGACGAGGAGCTGAAACGTCGTCAGGGCGGATACGGACGAGGTGGACGTCAGCGAATCGAAACTGATCGGGTTGAGATTCTGACCGGCATTTGGAACAACACGTCGTTGGGAAGCCCGATCGCACTTCAAGTCATCAACCGCGATTACAAGCTCGAACGACTGGACGATTTGCAACGCCCCCGTCCTGGGCATGGTGACCTCACCGGCGCCATCAAATACCTAGGGTCTATCCGAGGCGTTCTGGAACGGGCCAGCGCTCGCGAAACGGCCGTCCGGGTAGCAGCGGGAGCACTCGCCAAACAACTGCTGAACCAGTTCGGTGTCACAACTCTTGGCTACGTCGTGGAACTTGGAGGTAAAACGGCCGATCCAATCGCAGGGACGATCGAGCAACATCGTGAGTTGCGAGATGAAAGCATTATCTATTCGCTGAATCCGAAACAAGACGCCGAGTTCAAGGAGTTAATTGACAATACGGGCAAGGCAGGGGACACCCTCGGCGGTATTGTCGAGGTTCGAGTCGAAGGACTTCCCTTCGGCCTTGGCACCCATGCACAGTGGGACATCAAGCTTGATGGTCGACTCGCTCACGCAGTCATGGCCGTACAGGCGATCAAGGGTGTCGAGATCGGCTTAGGATTTGAAGCCGCCCGACGCCCGGGTTCCCAGGTTCACGATCCGATCAACTACGACGAGGCGACGACCGAGTCGGCCACACTGGGATACGAGCGGCCTACCAACAATGCGGGTGGTTTGGAGGCCGGCATGACAAACGGTCAACCGTTGATCATACGAGCTGCCAAAAAGCCGATCAGCACTTTGCGAAAACCATTAGGCTCAATCAATCTAAACACCAAGGAAAAGGAAGAGGCCGAGTACGAGCGAAGTGACGTTTGTGCGGTCTCGGCAGCCAGCGTGATTGTAGAGAATGTGGTTGCCTTTGAAATTGCTCGAGCGATGATTGATAAATTCGGCGGAGACAGTCTTGCTGAAATGAAAGCTCGGTGGGATTTATTCCACGAAATGGCAAAAAACCGATAA
- a CDS encoding alpha/beta hydrolase-fold protein, with the protein MMTAAGWTEDVVGGHACDLFEPTEPNPNGYVVLYLHGVHLGRLRDQPRFTELFERHGLRVVGPITQRSWWTDRICPEFDAELTAQQHLLTNVLPFVEQRLGATPPRIALLGTSMGGQGALNLAYRYPDTFPIVAAISPAIDFQQRLEEIEDETDPLLQMYEDPESARQDTAILHIHPLNWPRGQFFCCDPTDVRWFDSSDRLRMKLSSLGVPFECDLDTSAGGHGFEYYNQMAEPVIQFLVNRLNSERLRVV; encoded by the coding sequence ATGATGACGGCGGCAGGTTGGACAGAAGACGTGGTGGGTGGTCATGCTTGTGACCTTTTCGAGCCGACGGAACCAAATCCCAATGGTTATGTCGTGCTTTATCTTCATGGAGTTCATCTGGGACGTTTGCGGGACCAGCCACGCTTTACTGAACTATTTGAGCGGCATGGCTTGCGGGTTGTGGGACCGATCACGCAGCGAAGTTGGTGGACAGATCGTATTTGTCCCGAATTCGATGCGGAACTTACGGCTCAGCAACATCTGCTCACCAATGTTTTGCCCTTTGTCGAGCAGCGGTTGGGTGCGACGCCTCCACGGATTGCGCTGTTAGGAACAAGCATGGGCGGTCAGGGTGCTTTGAACTTGGCCTATCGCTATCCGGACACTTTTCCCATTGTGGCAGCGATTTCTCCGGCAATCGATTTTCAACAGCGTTTGGAGGAGATTGAAGACGAAACCGATCCGTTGTTACAAATGTATGAAGATCCTGAATCGGCCCGACAGGATACTGCCATTCTGCACATTCATCCGTTGAACTGGCCACGTGGGCAATTTTTTTGCTGCGATCCGACAGACGTTCGATGGTTTGATAGTTCGGATCGGTTACGGATGAAGTTGTCTTCACTGGGTGTGCCATTCGAATGTGATCTGGATACTTCAGCCGGTGGCCACGGTTTTGAGTATTACAATCAAATGGCTGAACCGGTGATTCAGTTTCTCGTCAATCGCTTGAACAGCGAGCGATTGCGAGTCGTCTGA
- the hpt gene encoding hypoxanthine phosphoribosyltransferase, whose translation MKTLLSQEQVENGVTRMSQEITDTYGNLPLTIVGVLTGSVVLLADMIRQLSMPLRVGVVQASSYRGATQRGPLVINSDLMPGIANHDVLILDDIFDTGHTLVELISLMEKLGPKSIRTAVLLRKVGQQEVDLEPNFVGFDIPNEFVVGYGLDYQDEYRNLPYVACLEPKDLRD comes from the coding sequence ATGAAGACGTTACTCAGCCAAGAGCAAGTAGAAAATGGCGTCACCCGAATGTCGCAAGAAATCACCGACACCTACGGCAACCTTCCCTTGACTATCGTTGGTGTTCTTACGGGCAGCGTTGTGCTATTGGCAGACATGATTCGCCAACTAAGCATGCCGTTACGGGTCGGAGTCGTTCAAGCTAGTAGTTATCGAGGGGCGACCCAACGCGGGCCTCTGGTGATCAACTCAGATCTGATGCCTGGAATTGCCAATCACGATGTTTTGATCCTGGACGACATCTTCGACACGGGACATACGCTGGTCGAATTGATTAGTTTGATGGAGAAGCTGGGACCGAAATCAATTCGAACCGCTGTGCTGTTGAGGAAGGTGGGACAACAGGAAGTCGATTTGGAACCAAATTTTGTCGGATTTGATATACCCAACGAGTTCGTTGTCGGTTACGGTCTGGATTACCAAGACGAGTATCGCAACCTCCCGTACGTGGCCTGCTTAGAGCCCAAAGATCTGCGAGATTGA
- a CDS encoding glycosyltransferase, whose amino-acid sequence MTTRLLHIVPTLEYAGPQKQMMLLSGQLPRADFDVKVFSLNGVGPLASELERQSINVIPKKSRHQSWGHTFQQLSQSMKDWSPDIVHTWTATANWIGRAAAIRHGVPQIVATQPTQSRDRSTTDLISDRFLARWTSSYVVRNDQVKLAYQTRGVSANKIHVIPNGVEQPGSPHLSRANLLEKLKLPSDARMIGTVGPLNAEKRIKDLIWAADLLKVVRDDTYLLVIGGGPHEERLHQFRDQVRIRDRVLFLGIRDDLPQLLPHLDCFWLANRFESLTNSLLEAMAAGIPVIATNIAGNRHVITPGETGFLVKIGDRAGFARKTQTFLEDPTLAKRCGKAAQERVQQEFNVESIANQYLQVYQRPRPS is encoded by the coding sequence ATGACGACACGCTTGCTGCATATCGTGCCCACCCTCGAATACGCTGGGCCGCAGAAACAAATGATGCTGCTCAGCGGCCAATTGCCGCGCGCCGATTTTGATGTCAAGGTGTTCAGCCTGAATGGCGTCGGGCCACTGGCAAGCGAACTGGAACGCCAATCGATCAATGTGATTCCAAAAAAATCACGACACCAGAGTTGGGGACACACGTTCCAACAATTGTCCCAGTCGATGAAGGACTGGTCGCCTGACATTGTTCATACTTGGACCGCCACCGCAAATTGGATCGGCCGAGCCGCCGCAATTCGCCATGGCGTGCCGCAAATCGTCGCAACTCAGCCGACCCAGTCACGCGATCGCTCAACCACCGATCTAATCTCAGACCGATTTCTCGCCAGGTGGACAAGCAGTTACGTCGTCAGAAACGATCAAGTCAAGCTCGCCTACCAAACGCGTGGAGTTTCAGCCAACAAAATTCACGTGATTCCCAATGGTGTCGAGCAGCCCGGTTCCCCACACTTGTCGCGAGCCAATCTCCTGGAAAAATTAAAGCTACCCAGCGATGCTCGTATGATCGGAACGGTTGGCCCGTTGAATGCCGAGAAACGGATCAAGGACTTAATCTGGGCTGCCGACTTACTGAAGGTCGTAAGGGACGACACCTATTTGCTCGTCATCGGCGGTGGCCCCCACGAAGAACGGCTTCACCAGTTTCGTGACCAAGTCCGAATCCGCGACCGAGTGCTCTTCCTGGGAATACGCGATGACCTGCCCCAACTGCTACCCCACCTGGATTGCTTTTGGCTTGCCAACCGGTTTGAATCGCTTACGAACTCGCTGTTGGAGGCGATGGCCGCCGGAATCCCTGTGATTGCCACCAACATCGCGGGAAATCGACACGTGATTACGCCGGGAGAAACTGGCTTTCTGGTGAAGATCGGTGACCGTGCTGGATTTGCTCGCAAAACGCAGACGTTTCTCGAAGATCCAACTTTGGCCAAACGCTGCGGCAAAGCAGCTCAGGAGAGGGTCCAACAGGAGTTCAACGTCGAATCCATTGCGAATCAATATTTACAGGTCTATCAGCGGCCAAGACCGTCGTAA
- the ispD gene encoding 2-C-methyl-D-erythritol 4-phosphate cytidylyltransferase — MSRYAVILAAAGKSSRFKDQHYKKPFIPLANKAVWLHSAERFLNRPDVKQLILVISPEDREEFQVKFGANVAILGLEVVAGGASRFESIRAALSQVQSDIDYIAVHDAARPCLANEWIDDVFSEAEKTGAAILAAPITSTLKYSANGKTIDETRSRDSLWAAQTPQVFRRDWLLNAYAQVGDQQPTDDAQVIENAGHAVSIVPSTMVNIKITSRGDLRIAEQMMKALPKPKLDGPGNPFADGDMWR, encoded by the coding sequence ATGTCTCGTTATGCAGTCATCCTTGCTGCGGCAGGGAAGAGCAGCCGGTTTAAGGATCAGCATTACAAAAAACCGTTCATTCCGTTAGCGAATAAAGCCGTTTGGCTGCATTCAGCCGAGCGGTTTTTGAATCGGCCGGACGTCAAGCAACTGATCTTGGTGATCTCTCCGGAGGATCGGGAAGAGTTCCAGGTGAAGTTTGGAGCCAATGTTGCGATCCTGGGATTGGAGGTCGTCGCTGGAGGTGCTTCTCGTTTTGAGTCGATTCGAGCCGCGTTATCGCAGGTGCAATCCGATATCGATTACATCGCCGTTCACGATGCGGCTCGACCTTGTCTCGCGAATGAGTGGATTGATGATGTGTTCTCGGAGGCGGAAAAAACGGGAGCTGCGATTTTGGCCGCCCCGATAACCAGTACGCTGAAGTATTCTGCCAACGGAAAAACGATTGACGAAACGCGATCGCGTGACTCGCTTTGGGCTGCTCAAACCCCGCAAGTTTTCCGGCGAGATTGGTTGTTGAATGCGTACGCCCAAGTTGGCGATCAGCAGCCTACCGATGACGCGCAAGTGATCGAGAACGCAGGGCACGCGGTCTCCATCGTGCCAAGCACGATGGTGAACATAAAGATCACCTCACGTGGTGATTTGCGGATTGCCGAACAGATGATGAAAGCGCTGCCCAAGCCTAAGCTAGACGGGCCGGGGAATCCGTTTGCTGACGGTGACATGTGGCGGTGA
- a CDS encoding acyl-CoA/acyl-ACP dehydrogenase, translating into MTLDASRTESDQSSPADDAPRESFAETALKLGGKSEEEARRTGVIDSADDNVEQLFKPQYQTINSPAHRAVWDRGLPVELFQCESTEAPADIRKVMDDSVGVVSRHRDAGTLLNENKKIPSVVLDELGEVGYWGLLVDKNYGGSGTAFRDFAPFLTRMALADPTIAGLASVHGCIGAVDPVSSFGNEEQKQRFLPRLASGERLSAFALTEPGAGSDLTALKTRAELKGDHYVVNGEKLFITNVIPGRTIGLVCLIDNTPAVLVCDLPAEENDQFQLRKYGLWALKHSYNQGIIFKDFLVPKENLLEPKRGNGLTIAYHGLNLGRVALCANAAGTMRLMMASMLPWAGYRVTYGEKIAKRELVQKRLGRLAGMIVGCDALVAWCSQLIDKGYRGEMECIIAKIFGSETQKEAAIELFMKTHGGRSFLHGHMFGDNVHEYLAPCIYEGEGEMLGMAFFKSLVKQHGTTYFEPIGKALQAAGIRQPNPANPAHAWALRKVITPYAKWYLSEKFSGKPKAALPSMPAALKAHAEFAADQLQRSPLEINGVMQKHQLKLADRQCRMSELSARIQNYVIILCTSMNASRSDDEVIHAAADILCQDLRRQLSGKRPSDRYFRAVTQLGQQIVDGGFKSIAGLKPDEVLMQYDAG; encoded by the coding sequence ATGACCTTGGACGCCTCGCGTACGGAATCTGATCAATCCAGCCCAGCCGATGATGCTCCAAGAGAGTCGTTCGCGGAAACGGCCCTCAAGCTGGGGGGGAAGAGCGAGGAGGAGGCTCGCCGCACCGGGGTGATTGACTCGGCGGATGACAACGTTGAGCAACTCTTTAAGCCTCAGTATCAAACGATCAACAGTCCGGCCCATCGGGCCGTCTGGGATCGGGGGCTGCCGGTCGAACTGTTCCAATGCGAATCAACTGAAGCTCCGGCAGATATTCGTAAGGTGATGGACGACTCCGTCGGTGTTGTCAGCCGCCATCGTGACGCAGGTACACTGCTGAATGAAAATAAAAAGATCCCCTCCGTTGTTTTGGACGAGTTGGGTGAAGTCGGCTATTGGGGCCTGTTGGTTGATAAGAACTATGGTGGTTCGGGCACCGCTTTCCGCGACTTTGCGCCATTTTTGACTCGGATGGCCCTTGCAGATCCGACGATCGCTGGACTTGCCTCGGTCCACGGTTGTATTGGTGCTGTTGACCCGGTTAGTTCCTTTGGAAATGAAGAGCAAAAACAGCGTTTCCTTCCGCGTTTAGCAAGTGGTGAACGCTTGTCGGCATTCGCGCTTACCGAACCGGGTGCCGGATCGGACCTCACCGCTCTGAAAACACGTGCCGAACTCAAAGGCGATCACTACGTGGTGAATGGCGAAAAGCTGTTCATCACGAATGTCATTCCCGGGCGCACGATCGGATTGGTCTGTTTGATCGATAACACGCCGGCGGTCCTCGTCTGCGATCTGCCGGCCGAAGAGAACGATCAGTTCCAACTCCGTAAGTACGGATTGTGGGCTTTGAAGCACTCTTACAATCAAGGTATTATTTTCAAAGACTTTTTGGTGCCGAAAGAAAATCTGCTTGAACCGAAACGTGGCAACGGTTTGACAATTGCCTATCACGGACTCAATCTAGGCCGCGTTGCTTTATGTGCGAACGCTGCCGGTACGATGCGACTGATGATGGCCAGCATGTTGCCCTGGGCGGGTTACCGAGTCACCTATGGTGAAAAGATTGCGAAGAGAGAATTAGTGCAGAAACGGCTGGGACGATTGGCCGGAATGATCGTTGGTTGTGATGCTTTGGTTGCCTGGTGCTCGCAATTAATCGACAAAGGCTACCGCGGTGAAATGGAGTGCATTATTGCCAAGATTTTTGGCAGCGAAACGCAAAAAGAAGCGGCGATCGAGTTGTTCATGAAAACCCACGGTGGACGATCGTTCTTGCATGGCCATATGTTTGGCGACAATGTTCACGAATATCTGGCGCCCTGTATTTACGAAGGGGAAGGCGAGATGCTGGGGATGGCCTTCTTTAAATCGCTTGTTAAACAACACGGCACAACCTACTTTGAGCCGATTGGTAAAGCGTTGCAAGCGGCAGGGATTCGACAGCCTAATCCGGCTAATCCGGCCCATGCCTGGGCGCTTCGCAAGGTGATTACCCCTTATGCGAAGTGGTATCTGAGCGAGAAGTTCAGCGGGAAGCCCAAGGCGGCTTTGCCTTCAATGCCGGCCGCTTTAAAAGCTCATGCCGAATTTGCAGCGGATCAGTTGCAAAGAAGTCCCTTGGAAATCAATGGCGTGATGCAAAAACATCAGCTCAAGTTGGCTGATCGTCAATGCAGAATGTCCGAACTTTCCGCTCGAATCCAAAATTACGTGATTATTCTCTGCACGAGTATGAATGCGTCACGTTCCGATGATGAGGTCATTCATGCAGCAGCGGACATTCTTTGCCAGGATCTTCGGCGACAACTCTCTGGAAAGCGCCCCTCGGATCGCTACTTCCGCGCGGTAACCCAACTTGGCCAGCAGATTGTCGACGGTGGCTTCAAGTCAATCGCCGGTTTGAAACCCGACGAAGTCCTCATGCAGTACGACGCGGGGTAG
- a CDS encoding acetyl-CoA C-acyltransferase, with translation MRNAVVVDCVRTPVGRAHPERGYYRHIRSDDLAVSCIGALMERSGVDPAVIEDVILGNTQQTMEQGLNVARNVALMAGLPVETGGATINRLCGSSLQALNQGTHAIMAGFEDVQIVGGLEHMQHLPMDYGLDLNPKMFRRTSKGAMMMGVTAEFLAQTNGITREQQDEFALRSHQLAIAAHDKGLFAAEIVPTYALDEEGDQILANRDQCVRADSNIEALSKLNPAFMPKMGTVTAGNSSPLNDGAAALLIMSQESADELGLKPLVRIVGTAVAGVEPSVMGTGPVPATNKVLKRAGLELSDIGLIELNEAFAAQALACMQMLKLDADRVNVRGGSIAIGHPLGASGARIATTLIHAMVDEDVEYGLATMCIGAGQGIATVFQRI, from the coding sequence ATGAGAAACGCTGTCGTCGTTGATTGCGTGCGAACCCCGGTTGGCCGAGCCCATCCAGAGCGAGGTTACTATCGCCACATCCGTAGTGATGATTTGGCTGTCTCCTGCATCGGCGCCTTGATGGAACGCTCAGGTGTCGATCCGGCTGTGATCGAGGACGTCATTCTGGGGAACACTCAACAGACCATGGAACAAGGTTTGAATGTGGCTCGAAATGTGGCGCTGATGGCTGGCCTACCCGTCGAAACCGGGGGGGCCACGATTAACCGGCTTTGTGGGAGTAGTCTGCAAGCACTCAATCAAGGGACTCACGCCATCATGGCTGGCTTTGAGGATGTGCAAATCGTCGGGGGTTTGGAGCACATGCAGCACTTGCCCATGGATTATGGTTTGGACTTAAATCCCAAGATGTTTCGGCGAACATCCAAGGGAGCGATGATGATGGGCGTTACGGCCGAATTCCTGGCGCAAACTAATGGGATCACGCGCGAGCAGCAGGATGAATTCGCCTTGCGCAGTCACCAACTGGCCATTGCGGCTCACGATAAAGGGTTGTTCGCAGCCGAGATTGTTCCTACCTACGCGTTGGACGAGGAGGGGGATCAAATCCTGGCGAATCGCGATCAATGTGTTCGAGCGGATTCGAATATCGAGGCGTTGTCCAAATTGAATCCGGCCTTTATGCCAAAAATGGGCACGGTCACGGCTGGTAACAGTTCGCCGCTTAACGACGGTGCTGCAGCCTTGCTAATCATGTCGCAGGAGTCGGCAGACGAGTTGGGACTTAAGCCTTTGGTTCGCATCGTTGGCACTGCCGTCGCAGGTGTGGAACCCTCCGTAATGGGGACCGGGCCGGTGCCAGCCACGAACAAAGTTCTGAAGCGAGCTGGATTGGAACTAAGCGATATTGGTCTGATTGAGTTGAATGAGGCGTTCGCCGCACAAGCACTGGCTTGCATGCAAATGTTGAAACTCGATGCAGATCGCGTCAATGTGCGAGGCGGTTCGATTGCCATCGGGCATCCCTTAGGGGCCAGCGGCGCTCGAATTGCGACCACCCTGATTCATGCCATGGTCGATGAGGATGTGGAGTATGGACTGGCAACGATGTGCATAGGCGCCGGGCAAGGAATTGCCACAGTTTTTCAGCGAATTTAA